From Myxococcota bacterium, one genomic window encodes:
- a CDS encoding long-chain fatty acid--CoA ligase, giving the protein MANSVYGLLQESIQKRGNSPAIRYKASGTWRELSWEQLGQKVNQVASKLIELGIEPGDRVVILSKTRLEWVLADLGIMAVGACAVPIYQSNIAKDAAYIYANSGAKLAIVEDDEQAAKIPKAQLLSIGDIFSNKINSSEIENRAGALKPSDIATIIYTSGTTGEAKGACLTHDNFLYEAQAIEKIGLISSDDIQLLFLPLAHVFARVMEIAWLKTAHVLCFAESIEKAVENMKEVKPTFMAAVPRIYEKVYARILAKARSGGTVKKWISNWALGLQQHPRGIRWEVAKRLIFSKIGKGLNETFGGELRFFISGGAPLNPEIAHFFDHAGVTILEGYGLTETTAATCVNLPGQNRIGTVGKPLPGMELKIAEDGEIWVRGRGVFQGYWDRPEQTAEVLSTDGWFKTGDIGVIESGGLLRITDRKKDLIVTAGGKKIAPQKLENLAKSKTSMISQVIVSGDQKNYLVALITLDEQGVKDFAKRQKVKGSYGQLTQNEAVKKKIATAIESLNKGLPSFEQLKKFKILDHDFVVGDQLTPTLKVKRTYCIQKYASEIESLYQPQSPA; this is encoded by the coding sequence ATGGCCAATTCGGTTTATGGACTTCTGCAGGAAAGTATACAAAAACGAGGTAATTCGCCGGCGATACGCTATAAGGCGTCCGGAACTTGGCGAGAGCTTAGTTGGGAGCAATTAGGCCAAAAAGTTAACCAAGTTGCATCCAAATTGATAGAATTGGGGATCGAACCGGGCGATCGGGTCGTAATCCTGTCCAAAACCAGACTCGAATGGGTTTTAGCCGATCTAGGTATTATGGCGGTAGGTGCCTGCGCTGTGCCAATCTATCAATCGAACATTGCCAAAGACGCCGCTTATATCTATGCCAATTCAGGCGCCAAACTGGCGATTGTGGAAGATGATGAGCAAGCTGCCAAGATTCCCAAAGCTCAGCTTTTATCGATAGGCGATATTTTCTCCAACAAGATTAATTCCAGCGAAATCGAAAACAGAGCTGGGGCTCTGAAGCCTTCCGATATTGCCACGATTATTTATACTTCGGGTACAACGGGAGAAGCTAAAGGCGCCTGTTTAACGCATGACAACTTCCTGTATGAGGCCCAAGCCATTGAGAAGATCGGCCTCATATCAAGCGATGATATTCAATTGCTGTTTTTGCCGTTGGCTCACGTTTTCGCCCGTGTGATGGAAATCGCCTGGCTCAAAACTGCTCATGTCCTATGTTTTGCGGAAAGCATCGAAAAAGCCGTAGAAAACATGAAGGAAGTAAAGCCGACTTTCATGGCCGCGGTGCCGCGAATTTACGAAAAAGTTTACGCCCGTATTCTAGCCAAAGCCCGCAGCGGCGGGACGGTCAAAAAATGGATCTCCAACTGGGCGCTCGGCTTGCAGCAGCACCCGCGCGGCATCCGGTGGGAAGTCGCCAAAAGATTAATTTTTAGCAAGATAGGTAAAGGTCTTAACGAAACCTTCGGTGGCGAACTCCGGTTTTTCATCTCTGGCGGCGCGCCGCTTAACCCGGAGATCGCACACTTTTTTGATCATGCTGGCGTGACCATTTTGGAAGGCTATGGCTTAACTGAAACCACCGCAGCAACCTGCGTTAATCTGCCCGGTCAAAATCGCATTGGAACTGTCGGGAAGCCGTTACCTGGCATGGAGCTAAAAATCGCCGAAGATGGCGAGATTTGGGTTCGGGGCAGGGGTGTGTTCCAAGGCTATTGGGATCGCCCCGAGCAAACCGCTGAAGTGTTATCCACCGATGGCTGGTTTAAAACCGGCGACATCGGGGTAATCGAATCCGGCGGTTTGCTGCGCATTACCGATCGCAAAAAAGATTTGATCGTAACCGCTGGCGGTAAAAAGATTGCGCCCCAAAAATTGGAAAACCTGGCCAAATCAAAAACTTCTATGATTTCCCAAGTAATTGTTTCAGGCGATCAAAAAAACTATCTGGTCGCGCTTATCACGCTGGATGAGCAAGGCGTCAAAGATTTTGCGAAACGCCAAAAAGTCAAAGGATCTTACGGTCAGCTGACTCAAAACGAAGCGGTCAAAAAGAAAATCGCCACAGCCATCGAAAGTTTAAATAAAGGTCTACCTTCTTTCGAACAGCTCAAGAAATTTAAAATCTTAGATCACGATTTCGTGGTAGGGGATCAGCTGACCCCAACACTTAAAGTAAAGCGCACCTATTGCATCCAGAAGTATGCATCCGAAATCGAGTCATTGTACCAACCGCAATCCCCGGCTTAA